The Polymorphobacter megasporae genome window below encodes:
- a CDS encoding glutathione S-transferase family protein — MIKLYYHRGACSTSNHIALEEAGIEYEAFEVDLKASEDPLTILVRALNPMAQTPVLVLDGGQVLTQNVATLPFIADLAPRVGLLPERGTIERAQAESWLAFVASDLHPTIVEYAYISLSDDVAERARSRRFYESRVDRRLKILENRFASEDFILGDAYSVIDGYALVVLGWSEPAKLSLAPYPNVRAYMARIEARSAVRSVRQKEGPIVW, encoded by the coding sequence ATGATTAAGCTCTATTACCACCGAGGGGCCTGCTCGACGTCAAACCATATCGCGCTTGAGGAAGCAGGTATCGAATATGAGGCTTTCGAGGTCGATCTAAAGGCTTCCGAAGATCCGCTGACAATCTTAGTACGCGCGCTAAACCCCATGGCGCAAACTCCGGTCCTCGTCCTCGATGGGGGCCAGGTTCTCACTCAGAATGTAGCGACCCTACCTTTCATTGCCGATCTCGCGCCCCGAGTGGGGCTGCTACCAGAAAGAGGCACGATCGAACGCGCGCAGGCGGAGAGCTGGCTCGCCTTCGTTGCGTCCGATCTGCATCCGACCATTGTAGAATATGCCTATATTTCATTGTCGGACGACGTGGCCGAAAGAGCCAGATCGCGGCGATTCTATGAAAGCCGCGTCGACCGACGCCTCAAGATACTCGAGAACCGATTTGCCTCCGAGGATTTCATCCTTGGTGACGCATATTCGGTCATCGACGGTTACGCGCTGGTCGTGCTGGGTTGGTCCGAACCCGCGAAACTTTCGCTTGCACCCTATCCGAACGTCCGTGCCTACATGGCACGCATCGAAGCGCGTTCCGCGGTCCGGTCGGTCAGACAGAAAGAAGGTCCGATCGTCTGGTAA
- a CDS encoding SDR family NAD(P)-dependent oxidoreductase, whose protein sequence is MGKLEGKVAVITGGSSGMALATAKLFVEEGAYVFITGRRQAALDEAVAFIGQNVTGVQGDAANLDDLDRLYETVKREKGTIDVLFASAGVGGDAQKLGTITEKNFDATFGLNTRGTLFTVQKALPLFNDGGSIFMTGSIASVKGWPDYTVYAGSKAALRAFARGWLNELKDRKIRVNVLSPGQIETPIQDQMFDAETKKQFESLIPRGKMGRPEEIATVALFLASDDSSYVNGLELSVDGGTSAI, encoded by the coding sequence ATGGGAAAGCTCGAAGGTAAGGTCGCGGTGATTACGGGTGGGTCGAGCGGCATGGCGTTGGCGACTGCCAAGCTGTTCGTGGAGGAAGGCGCCTACGTGTTTATCACAGGTCGGAGACAGGCTGCCCTTGACGAGGCAGTCGCCTTTATTGGGCAAAACGTAACCGGCGTGCAGGGAGATGCTGCCAATCTCGACGATCTGGATCGCCTGTATGAGACGGTTAAGCGCGAAAAGGGCACTATCGACGTGCTGTTCGCGAGCGCTGGGGTGGGCGGTGACGCTCAGAAGCTCGGCACGATCACCGAAAAGAACTTTGATGCGACGTTTGGCCTGAACACTCGAGGCACGCTGTTCACTGTCCAAAAGGCATTGCCGCTATTTAACGACGGCGGGTCAATCTTTATGACTGGATCAATCGCCTCGGTCAAAGGTTGGCCCGACTATACGGTGTATGCGGGAAGCAAGGCGGCGCTGCGGGCCTTCGCCCGCGGGTGGCTGAACGAGCTGAAGGATAGGAAGATCAGGGTCAACGTTTTGAGCCCTGGACAGATCGAAACGCCGATCCAAGACCAGATGTTCGACGCAGAGACGAAGAAGCAGTTCGAGTCACTAATTCCGCGCGGGAAGATGGGCCGACCCGAAGAGATCGCGACGGTGGCGCTCTTCCTTGCCTCGGACGACTCTAGTTACGTGAATGGTTTGGAGCTATCGGTCGACGGCGGAACTTCGGCAATCTGA
- the gnd gene encoding phosphogluconate dehydrogenase (NAD(+)-dependent, decarboxylating) encodes MRIAVIGLGRMGSNIVRRLMRDGHEVIAFARRPEVVQAMVEEGAIAATSLEDAAAQFEGQRIFWIMLPAGEPTESTVAALAAVSAPGDIIIDGGNSFYKDDIRRSNSCILKGLHYIDVGTSGGVWGLERGFCMMIGGETAAVDRIDPIFATLAPGYGAVPCTKGRAGADSRPARGYIHAGPAGAGHFVKMIHNGIEYGLMQAYAEGFDILKGKASEKLPEEERFALNLADVAEVWRRGSVVSSWLLDLIAIALVEDHSLAKYTGEVSDSGEGRWTIDAAMEEAVPADVLSAALFARFRSRVHNTYGDKLLSAMRYGFGGHVEVPQ; translated from the coding sequence ATGCGTATCGCGGTAATCGGCCTTGGCCGAATGGGATCGAACATTGTCCGCCGCCTGATGCGTGATGGACACGAAGTCATTGCTTTCGCGCGCCGGCCTGAGGTCGTCCAGGCGATGGTCGAGGAAGGGGCGATTGCCGCCACGTCGCTGGAAGATGCAGCAGCGCAATTCGAAGGCCAGCGGATTTTCTGGATTATGCTGCCCGCCGGTGAGCCCACCGAGAGCACCGTCGCTGCCTTAGCGGCGGTCAGTGCACCAGGCGACATCATCATCGATGGCGGCAACAGCTTCTACAAGGATGACATCCGGCGCTCCAATTCGTGCATACTGAAGGGTTTGCACTACATCGACGTTGGTACATCGGGCGGCGTTTGGGGCCTCGAACGCGGCTTTTGCATGATGATCGGCGGCGAGACGGCGGCGGTCGACCGGATTGATCCGATCTTCGCCACGCTCGCACCTGGCTACGGAGCCGTGCCGTGTACCAAAGGCAGAGCCGGAGCAGATAGCCGTCCTGCACGCGGCTATATTCATGCCGGACCGGCGGGTGCCGGCCATTTCGTAAAGATGATCCACAACGGCATCGAATATGGCCTGATGCAAGCCTATGCTGAGGGTTTCGATATCCTCAAAGGGAAGGCGTCAGAAAAGCTGCCCGAAGAGGAGCGCTTCGCGCTGAACCTGGCCGATGTGGCCGAGGTTTGGAGGCGGGGCAGTGTCGTCTCATCGTGGCTGCTCGACCTAATCGCTATCGCGTTGGTCGAGGATCACAGCCTGGCCAAATATACCGGCGAGGTCAGCGACTCCGGTGAAGGACGCTGGACGATCGACGCAGCGATGGAGGAAGCAGTGCCCGCGGACGTTTTATCGGCCGCGCTATTCGCGCGCTTCCGTAGCCGCGTCCACAATACTTATGGCGACAAACTGCTATCGGCCATGCGTTACGGCTTCGGTGGCCATGTCGAGGTGCCGCAATGA
- a CDS encoding Crp/Fnr family transcriptional regulator — MSNAFIDKLYAHVALSPDDISLLETECAGARDVPAGHDLIREGDPSGPLFIILEGWACRYQILSEGVRQITAFLMPGDSCDMHLAASHVMDHSIATLTDAKVASIPRARFQHLIATRPTLTQALWWSQLVDEGVLRAWIVSMGRRNSVERVAHLMCELYVRARNIGLNSGDELELPLTQLVLSDALGLTPVHVNRVLMQLRTKGIMRLRGGVLIIDHIAQLAALAGFDEQYLQRKLRETSYR; from the coding sequence GTGTCAAACGCATTCATTGACAAGCTATATGCCCACGTCGCTCTGTCGCCTGATGATATCAGTCTGCTAGAAACGGAATGTGCGGGCGCGCGTGACGTTCCGGCAGGTCATGACCTCATTCGTGAAGGCGATCCTTCAGGGCCGTTATTCATCATCTTGGAAGGATGGGCCTGCCGATATCAAATTCTTTCCGAAGGCGTACGTCAGATCACAGCATTTCTGATGCCAGGTGACTCCTGCGACATGCATCTTGCCGCCAGTCACGTCATGGACCACAGCATCGCCACGCTGACGGATGCCAAGGTGGCGAGCATACCTCGCGCGCGTTTTCAGCACCTGATCGCTACCCGCCCGACGCTGACGCAGGCCCTATGGTGGTCGCAGCTAGTCGACGAGGGAGTACTCCGTGCTTGGATCGTAAGCATGGGGCGGAGAAATAGCGTCGAGCGCGTTGCCCACCTGATGTGCGAACTCTACGTTCGCGCCCGGAACATCGGTCTAAACAGTGGGGACGAACTCGAGCTACCGTTGACCCAGCTGGTACTCAGCGATGCACTAGGGTTGACGCCAGTGCACGTCAACCGCGTGCTTATGCAACTTAGAACAAAGGGTATTATGCGACTTCGTGGCGGCGTCCTCATCATCGACCATATCGCGCAGCTTGCCGCGCTCGCTGGATTCGACGAGCAATACCTTCAGCGTAAACTGAGAGAAACATCGTATAGGTAG
- a CDS encoding IS3 family transposase (programmed frameshift), giving the protein MKKSRYTEVQISYALRQAETGTQVAEQIRRMRISKQAFYRWKKLYAGLGIGELRRLKLLEEENRKLKQLVADLSLDQNILQDVLFKKALTPGRHRELVASVQGSHGVSQRRSCLALDIDRSLVRYVSVKPDQAPLRLRIHDLARTRMRFGYFRIYIMLRREGWLVNHKRVYRLYRQDGLSLRLKKPRRNVSAADRVRQPAAAAPNEMWSMDFVSDALFDGRRLRALTVVDTYTREALAIDVDQGIKGEQVVEAMTRIAGTRGSPKSIRVDNGPDFISKALDRWAYENGVTLDFSRPGKPTDNAFVESFNGRLRDECLNAHWFLSLADARAKIEAWRSFYNESRPHTSLGWLTPNEYAAAATLRAAK; this is encoded by the exons GTGAAGAAGAGCAGGTACACCGAGGTGCAGATTTCGTACGCGCTGCGGCAGGCCGAGACGGGGACGCAGGTTGCCGAGCAGATCCGCCGGATGCGGATTTCCAAGCAGGCGTTCTACCGATGGAAGAAGTTGTATGCCGGGCTCGGCATCGGCGAGCTGCGTCGTCTGAAGCTGCTCGAGGAGGAGAACCGCAAGCTCAAGCAGCTGGTGGCAGACCTCAGTCTCGACCAGAATATCCTGCAGGACGTGCTGT TCAAAAAAGCTCTGACGCCTGGACGGCATCGCGAGCTCGTCGCGTCCGTCCAGGGGTCCCACGGTGTCAGCCAGCGGCGCAGCTGTCTCGCGCTCGACATCGATCGCTCGCTGGTCCGCTATGTCTCGGTCAAGCCGGACCAGGCACCGCTGCGGCTGCGCATCCACGACCTGGCGCGGACGCGGATGCGATTTGGCTATTTTCGGATCTACATCATGCTTCGCCGCGAGGGCTGGCTAGTGAACCACAAGCGGGTTTATCGCCTATATCGACAGGATGGACTGAGCCTTCGGCTCAAGAAGCCGAGGCGCAACGTCAGCGCTGCCGACCGCGTCCGGCAGCCGGCGGCGGCGGCACCGAACGAGATGTGGTCGATGGACTTTGTGTCGGATGCGCTGTTCGATGGCCGCCGCCTGAGGGCGCTGACCGTCGTCGACACCTACACCCGCGAGGCGCTGGCGATCGATGTCGATCAGGGCATCAAGGGCGAGCAGGTTGTCGAAGCGATGACACGGATCGCGGGCACCCGCGGGTCGCCCAAGAGCATCCGTGTCGACAACGGCCCCGATTTCATCTCGAAGGCCCTCGACCGCTGGGCCTATGAGAACGGCGTCACGCTCGACTTCTCGCGGCCGGGCAAGCCGACCGACAATGCTTTCGTCGAATCGTTCAACGGTCGCTTGCGCGACGAATGCCTCAACGCACACTGGTTCCTGTCGTTGGCCGACGCCCGGGCCAAGATCGAGGCATGGCGCAGCTTCTACAACGAGAGCCGGCCTCACACGTCGCTTGGCTGGCTGACGCCGAACGAATATGCTGCTGCCGCGACCCTTCGGGCCGCAAAATGA
- a CDS encoding Crp/Fnr family transcriptional regulator produces MSNAFIDKLTAHVALPRDDLRMLEAECASARVIPARRDLIRDGDPSGPLFVVLEGWACRYQLLPEGSRQITAFLMPGDCCDMHLALSHVMDHNIATLTDARVASIPRAKFQHMIATRPALTQALWWSQVVDEGVLRAWIVSMGRRGSIERVAHLMCELYIRARNIGLTAGDELELPLSQMVLADALGLTAVHVNRVLRKLRLMGIMRLRSGVLVIDDIVKLAQVAGFDEQYLQRKLKLAA; encoded by the coding sequence ATGTCCAATGCGTTTATCGACAAGCTTACCGCGCACGTTGCCCTGCCGCGCGATGATCTCAGAATGCTTGAGGCCGAATGTGCCAGCGCGCGAGTTATTCCGGCACGCCGTGATCTGATCCGCGACGGAGATCCGTCTGGGCCGCTGTTTGTGGTTTTGGAAGGCTGGGCTTGCCGCTATCAGCTCCTACCAGAGGGCTCGCGCCAAATCACGGCATTTCTGATGCCTGGCGACTGCTGCGATATGCACCTCGCACTAAGCCATGTAATGGACCATAATATCGCTACGCTTACTGACGCAAGGGTGGCAAGCATACCCCGAGCAAAGTTCCAGCATATGATCGCTACGCGACCAGCGCTGACGCAGGCGCTATGGTGGTCGCAGGTGGTCGACGAAGGTGTCCTTCGGGCCTGGATCGTAAGTATGGGCCGGCGCGGCAGCATCGAGCGCGTCGCTCATCTAATGTGCGAGCTCTACATCCGTGCCCGCAATATTGGTCTGACCGCCGGAGACGAGTTGGAACTCCCACTGTCGCAGATGGTCCTCGCCGATGCGCTGGGCCTGACCGCAGTTCACGTCAACCGGGTGTTGAGGAAGCTCCGATTAATGGGAATAATGCGGCTTCGGAGCGGCGTTCTCGTTATCGATGATATCGTCAAGCTTGCTCAGGTTGCCGGTTTCGACGAGCAGTATCTACAGCGGAAATTGAAGCTGGCGGCGTAG
- a CDS encoding PEPxxWA-CTERM sorting domain-containing protein codes for MSLIAKLVAGAAFALATAAQAVIPVYPTPGVEDPVLYTFTAASSGNLTAYFAGSGASYDETLGLLINGIDTGITGLENHTTPRGTALSFGNVTAGDALTFLINVQTTGDTFYSQKSRNSDGANHVYSAPYAGGDYGIPAGTYVGFEDLPKGGSDFNYSDEQFVFTNVGTTVPEPGAWALMLGGFGVVGAALRRRVSSVVVAA; via the coding sequence ATGTCGTTGATTGCCAAGCTGGTTGCCGGTGCCGCGTTCGCCCTCGCCACCGCTGCACAAGCGGTTATCCCGGTCTACCCGACCCCTGGCGTCGAGGATCCGGTGCTCTACACGTTTACCGCTGCGTCGAGCGGCAACCTGACAGCTTATTTTGCCGGCTCGGGAGCCTCCTACGACGAGACGCTCGGTCTGCTCATCAACGGCATCGATACAGGAATCACCGGGCTTGAAAATCACACCACGCCACGCGGTACCGCGTTGAGCTTTGGTAATGTCACCGCCGGCGACGCCCTGACCTTTCTGATCAATGTTCAGACCACGGGTGATACCTTCTATTCTCAAAAGTCGCGGAACAGTGACGGAGCCAACCATGTCTATTCGGCTCCATACGCCGGGGGTGACTACGGCATCCCGGCTGGTACCTATGTTGGTTTCGAAGACCTCCCCAAGGGCGGCAGCGACTTCAACTACAGCGACGAGCAATTCGTGTTCACCAACGTAGGCACGACCGTTCCCGAGCCAGGGGCGTGGGCGCTGATGCTCGGCGGCTTCGGCGTCGTCGGTGCAGCTCTGCGTCGCCGGGTCAGTTCGGTCGTTGTCGCGGCTTGA
- a CDS encoding AlbA family DNA-binding domain-containing protein: protein MCKEIAALATSEGGFLFIGVSDRGKLIGLDDARVLRDKIERWTADLISPPPMINPIIIDISGLNILVVEVANGTAPFYGYDGRFYARVGTSSVILDAAQLVDIVRGRRVEDVIASMESSLAVAQATATAAMYATAPAIMGQGDLATMSYFQVRDRVFSEIRLSPAFTALESGLAVAQSTASIALTSFGSVNFQREITEKYDTNLPRILDELENSPFIKIMQSAILGLQSMATVTQSQANSLHSEMAAIRSSLASLQSELSAVVSSRDINKVEIDSLSIKMMNLEVALNTLSFRVDRLQTI, encoded by the coding sequence ATATGTAAGGAGATTGCCGCGCTGGCAACGAGTGAAGGCGGATTCCTATTTATAGGCGTCTCTGATAGAGGCAAATTAATTGGGTTAGACGACGCTCGCGTCTTACGCGATAAAATTGAACGCTGGACGGCCGACCTGATTTCTCCGCCTCCTATGATCAATCCAATAATCATAGATATATCGGGCCTAAACATACTAGTTGTGGAGGTCGCAAATGGAACCGCGCCATTCTATGGTTATGACGGAAGATTTTATGCCCGAGTAGGAACTTCATCTGTAATTCTTGATGCGGCCCAGTTAGTAGACATTGTTCGTGGCCGGCGCGTTGAGGATGTGATTGCTTCGATGGAGTCCAGCTTGGCCGTAGCTCAAGCAACCGCAACTGCCGCAATGTATGCCACCGCGCCGGCAATTATGGGTCAAGGCGATCTTGCGACAATGAGCTATTTTCAGGTGCGGGATCGCGTTTTCTCGGAGATTCGGCTGTCACCCGCATTTACTGCACTAGAATCAGGATTAGCAGTCGCGCAGAGTACAGCAAGTATTGCGCTAACCTCGTTTGGATCGGTAAATTTTCAGCGTGAGATAACAGAGAAATATGATACTAACCTGCCAAGAATATTGGACGAATTAGAGAATTCTCCGTTTATTAAGATTATGCAATCCGCGATTTTGGGCTTGCAGTCAATGGCCACAGTTACTCAGAGCCAAGCCAATAGTTTACATTCCGAAATGGCAGCAATCAGATCGTCCTTAGCAAGTCTACAGAGCGAATTGTCAGCGGTCGTATCTTCGAGAGACATTAACAAAGTGGAAATTGACAGCCTTAGTATCAAAATGATGAACCTAGAAGTAGCTCTTAATACATTATCGTTTCGCGTCGATCGTCTTCAAACAATTTGA